The following are encoded together in the Myxocyprinus asiaticus isolate MX2 ecotype Aquarium Trade chromosome 7, UBuf_Myxa_2, whole genome shotgun sequence genome:
- the LOC127443417 gene encoding von Willebrand factor A domain-containing protein 7-like, with protein sequence MIMKVRVVALMAFLVSRAQAFMSVGGSGNTHVTITDSAVMAKIYEVCEAVAETDGREFKPTGSSAEELLSACLGMATGEVSGSKFRTALNQIYMQNSYVDRDLMGSAPHHFNNEAFDEGRNLITQGTAAIKANVHTNNLQSARDTLGRVCHTLQDFYSHSNWVELGNKSPYVNLIRPDLTIENIADVTMPTCSDCATGKCPNPLLPAILNGKYLTSGYMDLFSSDKPQGKCSHGGDTDLSSSQNPRGGINKDERLPYNAHLHNTAANLASEATMDLLEDIRGAIGNKDYLRLMGIARSAVLVFVIDTTGSMSQDIAEAKRVAYNIIDSKNGTQDEPSQYILVPFNDPDFGPLIRTTDPDVMKSEISKLSAAGGGDIPEMCLSGLQLALTGAPSSSQIYVFTDAPAKDMFLENTITALIRSTKSTVSFFMTAPMRKRRELPRSQFQVYYDMALASGGQAIEVSKSHLSQATDIIVDTSTSALVTILQCSRNSGLVESFPFLLDKSVSNTTIYITGSDLIFTLHSPTGVSQANTVASGPLGIIQKVGNLQRIQLKGTDMGLWNIDMKSTGSYTIKVIGQSAISFIYDFVEEFKGPHPGYAVIDGCPPAGLPAKLLLMLTGEKGPEVLEVQEVALMDVSRLRVSKGTIEKMGNGYFLVTVKEVPEGEFVVWLKGKDTTSSSLFQRQSTTQMSQSKVNIKAMVGSSMQPGKEFKQNFIVTTNGTGGAYTIHARNDKSIPMNYPSTLTLVSGGSAQGTVSLTPPANTVSGTDVTLTMEAEGPGGSDSNYVVLRLSVLSKVTDFTPPKCKIFGVQGSCSSSSCSSSNWELSVNITDGNGTGINSITIQQGSGNLTQKEVVNTSVTVVMGQYEASCCSPSVTLSAVDKVGNVGRCIYSMKTSAGSPLVSMSLSLWACLFISAMSLLRDVFSL encoded by the exons ATGATCATGAAGGTGAGAGTCGTGGCCCTGATGGCATTTCTGGTGTCCCGGGCTCAGGCATTCATGTCAGTTGGGGGTAGCGGAAACACTCATGTGACCATTACTGATAGTGCTGTAATGGCAAAGATCTATGAGGTGTGTGAAGCAGTGGCTGAAACTGATGGAAGAGAATTCAAACCAACA GGTTCATCAGCAGAAGAGCTGCTGAGTGCCTGCCTGGGTATGGCCACAGGTGAGGTTTCAGGTTCCAAGTTTCGTACGGCTCTGAATCAGATCTACATGCAGAACAGCTATGTGGACCGTGACTTGATGGGCAGTGCACCACACCACTTCAATAACGAGGCCTTTGATGAGGGACGCAACCTCATCACTCAGGGGACAGCAGCCATTAAAGCTAATGTCCACACTAACAACCTTCAATCTGCCCGAGACACATTGGGGCGAGTGTGTCACACACTGCAG gatTTTTATAGCCACAGTAACTGGGTTGAACTAGGTAACAAAAGTCCATATGTCAACCTCATCAGACCAGATCTCACCATTGAGAACATTGCAG ATGTTACAATGCCAACATGCAGTGACTGTGCCACTGGCAAATGTCCAAACCCGCTTCTGCCTGCCATTCTGAACGGGAAGTATCTCACTTCGGGATACATGGACTTGTTCTCCTCTGACAAACCTCAGG gtAAATGTAGCCATGGTGGGGATACTGATCTCAGCAGTAGCCAGAATCCTCGTGGTGGGATCAATAAAGATGAGCGCCTTCCCTATAATGCTCATCTACACAATACTGCTGCAAACCTGGCATCTGAGGCCACCATGGACCTGCTAGAAGATATCCGTGGTGCCATAGGAAACAAGGACTACCTTCG GCTGATGGGTATCGCACGATCTGCAGTGCTGGTCTTTGTCATTGACACTACAGGCAGTATGTCACAAGACATCGCAGAGGCCAAAAGAGTCGCTTACAACATCATCGACAGTAAGAATGGAACTCAAGATGAACCATCTCAATATATTCTGGTGCCGTTTAATGATCCAG ATTTTGGACCATTAATACGGACCACAGACCCAGATGTGATGAAATCTGAGATCTCCAAGCTCAGCGCTGCAGGGGGTGGGGACATCCCAGAAATGTGCCTGTCAGGACTTCAG TTGGCTCTGACAGGTGCTCCCTCCTCCTCACAAATATATGTGTTCACAGATGCCCCAGCTAAGGATATGTTCCTTGAGAATACCATCACTGCCCTTATCCGCAGCACCAAGTCAAcg GTGTCTTTCTTCATGACAGCACCAATGAGGAAGAGAAGGGAGCTGCCACGCTCACAGTTTCAAGTGTATTATGACATGGCTTTGGCCTCTGGGGGTCAAGCCATTGAAGTCTCAAAGTCCCACCTCTCTCAAGCCACTGACATCATTGTTGACACCTCTACTTCTGCCCTG GTAACTATTTTGCAGTGTTCCAGGAATTCAGGTCTTGTGGAGAGTTTTCCCTTTCTGCTGGATAAATCTGTGTCCAATACTACCATCTACATCACAGGGAGTGACCTAATATTTACCCTACACAGCCCTACAG GTGTGTCTCAAGCTAACACGGTTGCCAGTGGACCTCTGGGAATAATTCAGAAAGTGGGAAACCTGCAACGAATCCAACTGAAAGGAACGGACATGGGCCTGTGGAATATTGACATGAAGTCAACAGGGTCCTACACCATAAAAGTAATTG gtCAGAGTGCAATTTCATTCATCTATGACTTTGTAGAGGAATTCAAAGGACCACATCCTGGATATGCTGTCATTGATGGATGCCCACCAGCAG GATTACCAGCTAAGCTGTTGCTAATGCTGACTGGAGAGAAAGGTCCAGAGGTTCTGGAGGTGCAGGAAGTTGCTCTCATGGATGTGTCAaggctcagagtgtctaaaggaACCATAGAGAAAATGGGTAATGGATATTTCCTAGTTACTGTGAAGGAAGTACCAGAGGGAGAGTTTGTGGTGTGGCTGAAGGGAAAAGACACAACCTCCTCTAGCCTTTTCCAGAGGCAGAGCACCACACAGATGTCTCAGTCCAAAGTCAACATTAAG GCAATGGTAGGAAGCTCCATGCAACCAGGAAAagaatttaaacaaaattttattgTAACAACCAATGGAACTGGTGGTGCCTACACAATTCATGCAAGGAACGACAAAAGCATCCCTATGAACTATCCATCAAC GCTCACCCTTGTAAGCGGAGGAAGTGCTCAAGGGACAGTGTCTCTAACTCCTCCTGCTAACACTGTTTCAGGCACAGACGTTACTCTCACTATGGAGGCAGAGGGCCCTGGAGGAAGTGACTCAAATTATGTTGTGCTTCGCCTTTCGGTCCTCTCTAAG GTGACAGACTTCACACCTCCAAAATGCAAAATTTTCGGTGTTCAGGGCAGTTGCTCCTCCTCCTCTTGCAGCTCGTCAAACTGGGAACTGTCTGTCAACATCACAGATGGTAATGGCACAGGTATCAATAGCATTACCATCCAGCAAGGCAGTGGAAACCTCACTCAGAAAGAAGTGGTAAACACCAGTGTAACCGTGGTCATGGGTCAATATGAGGCCTCATGTTGCTCACCTTCTGTGACTTTATCTGCAGTTGACAAGGTGGGGAATGTGGGCAGATGCATTTACAGCATGAAGACCAGTGCAGGCTCTCCGCTCGTCAGCATGTCCCTCTCTCTGTGGGCATGTCTGTTTATATCCGCCATGAGTTTGCTACGTGATGTCTTCTCTCTTTGA